The DNA window ACGACCAGGATGCCCAGCAGGCTCAGGCCGCGCAGCACGTCCGGCAGCGGCGAGCGGTCCTGCACCGGCCCCCGCTGCGGCCCCTGCGGCACAGTGGCGTCGGGCGGCAGCGGCGCGGCAGCGGGATCGGCAGACGGCGCGGGATCGGTCATGCCCGCAGGCTAGCAGGCGGCCCGGCCGGCGTCCGGCGAGCCTGCACGGCCATAAAAAACCGCCCCGGAGGGCGGTGATGTCGAACACTATAGCGTGGTATGCAGCCGGGATCAAGGCTATGCAGGCTGTGCCTGAACGACCAACGGCCCGCGCGGCCCGAGCGTCAGGCCCGGCAGCGGCGTGGGGTCGCCCCACACGGCCCGCAGGGGGGGCAGCGCCCCCAGCGTGTCGTGAATCAGCATCTGCGCGAGGTGCATGCCCAGGCACAGCCGCTCGCCGCCCCCAAACGGCAGGTACGCCCACGCGGGGGGTCTGGCGGCCCAGCGGCCCGGATCGAACTCGTCGGGGCGGTCCCACACGGCCGGGTCACGCCCACTCAGGTACGGCGAGTACAGCGCCAGCGCCCCGCGCGGCAACCGTATCCCGTGCCAGTCGAGGTCGCGGCTCAGGCGGCGGCTGCCCATCCAGCCCGGCGGGAACAGACGCAGCACCTCCTTCAGCACCGCCGCGTGATGCTCGGGCGCGTGCCACTGCGGATGCTGCGCCAGGAACCAGATCGCGTACGCCAGCGCGTGCGTGGTCGTGTCGTGCGCCGCCGCCAGCGACACCCGCGCCTCCTCCAGCCCGCCCGGCAGCGGCGCCAGCACTGCCAGCAGGTCGTCATGCCCCCGCCCGGTCAGGCGCACGTGCGCGAGGCGGCGCAGCTCGGCGTCCACCCGCGCGAACAGCAGCGGACGCGGAATCGCCGGGACCGGAAACGGACGGCGCAGCGGCGCCAGGAACGCGTGCAGCAGCCCCACGTCGAACTCCCCGCTGAAGTACGCGGCGTTCAGCAAATGCAGCACCGCGCCGTCCGCCCAGGCCAGCGCATCGAACTCCCCGTCCAGTACGCCCGGCAACGCCGCCCGCGTCCGCGCCTGCAACGCCAGCAGGTGCCCCCGCCCGAACCCCGGATTCATCAGCGAGCGCCGCCCCCCGTGCCCCGGCGCGTCCGACAGGATCACCCCACCCGACAGGTACGGCACGATCCGCGACAGGCTCCCCGCACTGCGGAACGTGCCCAGGTCCGTCAGCACCGCCCGGTTCCACGCCGCGCCCACCCCCACCACCGCCGGAAGGCCCAGCCGCAACCGGAACACATCCACGCCCGCCGAGCGCGCCCGCGCCGCACCCTCCTCGATCAGCGGCAGAGGCGACAGAGCCCAGTCCTGAAGGTGCCCGTTCCCCGGACGGGTCGGCGGTTCAGGCAGAAAACGGAAGTCACGCATGCCCCGGCATGCTGTCAGGAACCGCACTCCGGCACAAGCCGCGCCCGCACCCGGCAGGGTTAGTCCGGGTGCGGGCGCGGTAACGGATTTCAGGGCACCGAGTTCCAGACGTTGGCGTTCTGGTCATTGATGAAGGTCCAGAACTTGGTTCCGAGCTTGAACGCGGCGAACACGCTCGGGTCTCCTGCGACTGCCCAGAAGGAGTGCCCACCGCTGCCGTCATGGAATTCGCCCATGCGCCAGCCCTGCCCGAACTGCGTGGCGCAGATGCCGTCAGCCAGAATCTGTGAATTCATCACCGATCCGGACACCGGTGTCGTCAGGCGCACCTGACTCTTTGACCAGCCGTGGTAGAAGTCCGGGGTGATCCCGGCCGGCACCGGCAGATTGCCCGGGAGGATGCACAGCAGGGGCAGTACCGCCGTTTCCGGGGTGTCGCCGGCATAGGCGTTGGTGCCGGAGTGATTGCCGACGTTCACCAGGCGGTCCCTGACCTCGCGCACCGTCCAGGTCATGCCGCGCCGCAGCGCCGCCGGCTTGACCTTCTGGAGGCAGAAGGAGTCGTAGGCCATCCACGACACCCGCTCCGTGCGGCCCCTCACGGCGCTGGTGGAGTTGGCGTTGAAAGTGTTCACCTGCATGACGTTCGTGGCGGTCGTCGTCGTGAAGGTGTAGGACTGCGTGGCCCAGGTGGCGTTCGTCATGGGGGCCGAATCGAGCGTGGCGGCGCCCGGCGTGCCCCAGGGGTTGGGGGTCGCGCCGTTCCGGAACGCGACGCGGTACCGGGCGGGCGTGGGATTCGTGGAGGCGTTATGCTGCCGGGTCGCCAGCGTCAACCTGTAGGTGCCGGCGGGCAGGTTCACGTTCTGCTGGAAGGACTCACCGCCCTGACCGTACCCCCAGGCCA is part of the Deinococcus seoulensis genome and encodes:
- a CDS encoding cytochrome P450, giving the protein MRDFRFLPEPPTRPGNGHLQDWALSPLPLIEEGAARARSAGVDVFRLRLGLPAVVGVGAAWNRAVLTDLGTFRSAGSLSRIVPYLSGGVILSDAPGHGGRRSLMNPGFGRGHLLALQARTRAALPGVLDGEFDALAWADGAVLHLLNAAYFSGEFDVGLLHAFLAPLRRPFPVPAIPRPLLFARVDAELRRLAHVRLTGRGHDDLLAVLAPLPGGLEEARVSLAAAHDTTTHALAYAIWFLAQHPQWHAPEHHAAVLKEVLRLFPPGWMGSRRLSRDLDWHGIRLPRGALALYSPYLSGRDPAVWDRPDEFDPGRWAARPPAWAYLPFGGGERLCLGMHLAQMLIHDTLGALPPLRAVWGDPTPLPGLTLGPRGPLVVQAQPA